In Bacillus carboniphilus, the genomic stretch ATATATTATTCGTTGAATCAATGATGGTGGAAACGAAACTTCCTAGCTTATTTTTTATGGGCTTTTGTATATGTAAACTGATCTGTTCGGCTATATTATCTAGCAATTCCATTTCTGCTTTTAAACCTTCAAGGGTATGCTGCACTCCTCGTAAATTAGGAGTAATAGGAATATGAATCCTTAGTAAATAGCTTTTATTATCGATGTAGTCTGTTATCTTTAGCGTAATGTTTTCATTATGTCTAATAAAGACAGAATTATATTTATATATACCGTACTGACTGAGAGCATTTTCAATCAGGTTTTTGTATTGGTTGTCCAAAGGTTTTCTCCTCATTTTAATGATATTGGTGTTACCCATTTTCATATCTCACTCGGTTAGCTCAACTTTAGAGCGGAAATAAGAGCTCAAATTGGACTGTATGTTATTTTTTTCTTCCTATATAAAGCAGCATTAAATACATAAGAAAACCCACATTACTTGTTTAATTAGCTTCCTCCCTCTTTAAATAAACATTAACATAATATTCCAAATTAAAGTACCTAACATCCCAAAAAATAAAAAAAAGGTCGTATCTATGGACGACCTTTCTGCAACAAAAACTATTCATAACCCCCGTTTGACTCTGGGAGCTTCTTGTACTCTTCTTTATTTGCCATTAGATTATGAATGAAGTCTTCCAGTTTTATCAAATTAAGTACGTCTTCGGGATAGTTACAATAACTTTTATAAGAATAGGATTTCGTTTCACCATTCATTTGTATCGTCCAATTTGAAATAGATTCAGGTTCCGACCCACATTCCTTTTCTTTTTCTAAATCTAATTCGCCCATTATGTCAATAGCAATCATTTTGTTGTATATTTCTTTCATCTCAACATCGGTAAAAGCAATTTCAGCTTCTACTGTACCAACAAGGACAAGATCCTTTATTACGATATCATTGAATGTATCTATAACTTGTTTTCCGTACGTACTGTATTTCAGACTGAAATTAAAATCACTTGGCATTCCTTTATTATCTCCGGATGACGCCTCATTAGAACATGCGGTAATCAAAGAAGATAAGAATATCAGGATAAAAACTAGCACTCTCTTACCCATAAAATCACCCCTTATGTAATGAGACGGTGGTACGAAAAATAAGTTTCTTAAGACCTCTTCCTCACATGTCTGAACCTTTAGTACAATTACTTTAAAAACTAATGACCTCTTCAACTAAAATAAGCTCACAAAGTTTTAATCCACTCATACCCACCTTGGACAAATTCCTTTTTTGGATTACTGTGTGGTGTATGTTCAAAAATAAAATTAACTTTTTCACATTGCTTTAAGAATTTTATTATGTGTTCAATTTTATACTGAGTCCCGTTTGTTTCATGACTAGGGTGCACTGGAATCCATATATATCTGTTGTTCTGAAAAGCTACATTATGTAAATGCACAACTCCTATATGTTTTTTCCACTTTTTTAAATATGTAAGTATTTGATCTCCTGTTGCCAATAAATAATCTCCAATATCTATGCATAATTTAATAGAATATTTGGCCCATAATTTTTCTGGAAACTGATCTAAATAGTCAATTCCTATCGGAGATTTCTTTGGTCCCAATTTAGGTTCACAAATAAAAGGTATAGAGTATTTTTCTTGCAATAAACTTAATCGCTGAAGACCTCTTTCGATTAAAAAGTTTACATTCTCCTTTTTGTCTTCATTTAAAAAATACGGAAAATGAACCAGAATATATTCCGCACCTAAACGTGACAAGCGCTCTGCTTCACGTTCTAGGCTTTCCCATGCATTTTCAGGTTCAACATTGACTTTCTGAATTAAATCATATTTACTTCCACTCCGGAAAAGAGGAGAATGGACACCAAATGGGACCTCTTTTTCTTTCCTTAGTTCTGAAAATGCTTGAAATGCTGCTTCATCAGGAAATTCACCAATTTCAATTAAGTCAATATCTTTCCAAAATAATTCTTCAAAACGATTGGGGTCTGATAAAATCGTGCTTCCTGAAACGCCATATTTATGACTCATCCTATTTCTCCTTTATCAACTGCCCAGTTCATTATTTCTAATAATCTATCAAAGGAATTGATCTCTGCATATGGCTTTATCTCGGTATCATTTTTGATCATATGAGGATTGAACCAAATGCCCTTTATATTGGCATTTTGACAACCACCAATATCCTTTTCTATATCATCTCCAACGAATAATGCATCTTCCGGCTGGACATTAAGCTTATTTAATGCTAAATCAAATATACGTTTGTCAGGTTTACTAAATCCAACTTCTTCAGAAATAATAATAATATCAAAACAATCATCTAAATTAGTGTTAATGATTTTTGCTTTCTGTCTTTGAGTTGAACCGTTTGTTATAATGGCAACCTTCACTTGCCTCTTTATAGTATTTACGATATCTATAATATTTGGGTTTATGGAAAAACAAGCAGGAAAGTGATCATTCCAAAATTCTTGAATAGAATTCCGTGGCAGTCTATTATTCGGTGGAAATTCATCAAAAAATGATTCCAAAACTTTAGTTTTATCACCATCACCATAGCTTCTTTTATCATATTCCTTGAACCTTTGCAGCATTTCAGTTATGGCTGAATGTGTAACATCCTCATAACATCTTTCTAAAATCATAAAAAACATTCGATCTACTGCCTTATCCCTATTAAGTAATGTATCATCTAGATCAAATAGCATTGCTTTGCAAGATTCCAAGTTATTTCGAACCCTCCTTCTTGACTCCTATTTTTTATTGTTCTTATCTTTTTCCAACTGAATTGTCCCGATTATAATAAAGTAGATCACGCTTAACATTTGAAGAGTAAACTGGAAATATATCCATTTATAATTTGGTTCAACACTCGATGAAAGACTAAAGTAAAGATAGAGTAATGAAAATATAAAACAAATAATCCCGCCAAATAATAAGATATACCCTCTCATTAAAGTCACTCCTTGTTTCGTTAACGAGCAGACTTCCTCAACAACCCTGAACTAATATAACAATAACTTCCACAAAAAAAGCGTTAATCCTTTAATTAGATCAACGCCCCCGTTAGCAATGCCTTCTTTATCTCCATAAGAAATAATTAGCGTCTTCCCAAACTAATGAAGTATCTTCGTCAAAGATAATTCCTTTAAGCCGTGTTGCAGCTAATATTTCTCTCCAATTTTGTTTGGCAAAGAAAACCGCAGAAACTTCATCAAAATAACAAGTAAACAAAAAGTCTTCATTTTCATCGCTAATCATAATAATTTCAGAACATATAGAGATAATCGTTTCTATTGTTATATCTTATAACTATAAACCGCTATGTTTTATTACGCTTCGTATTTTTATCATCAAAAGCTATTTCAATAGTAAATAGAAATAGGGCGATCAG encodes the following:
- a CDS encoding TIM barrel protein; amino-acid sequence: MSHKYGVSGSTILSDPNRFEELFWKDIDLIEIGEFPDEAAFQAFSELRKEKEVPFGVHSPLFRSGSKYDLIQKVNVEPENAWESLEREAERLSRLGAEYILVHFPYFLNEDKKENVNFLIERGLQRLSLLQEKYSIPFICEPKLGPKKSPIGIDYLDQFPEKLWAKYSIKLCIDIGDYLLATGDQILTYLKKWKKHIGVVHLHNVAFQNNRYIWIPVHPSHETNGTQYKIEHIIKFLKQCEKVNFIFEHTPHSNPKKEFVQGGYEWIKTL
- a CDS encoding HAD family hydrolase, whose protein sequence is MLFDLDDTLLNRDKAVDRMFFMILERCYEDVTHSAITEMLQRFKEYDKRSYGDGDKTKVLESFFDEFPPNNRLPRNSIQEFWNDHFPACFSINPNIIDIVNTIKRQVKVAIITNGSTQRQKAKIINTNLDDCFDIIIISEEVGFSKPDKRIFDLALNKLNVQPEDALFVGDDIEKDIGGCQNANIKGIWFNPHMIKNDTEIKPYAEINSFDRLLEIMNWAVDKGEIG
- a CDS encoding DUF2711 family protein, with the translated sequence MTIETIISICSEIIMISDENEDFLFTCYFDEVSAVFFAKQNWREILAATRLKGIIFDEDTSLVWEDANYFLWR